One window of the Labilibaculum sp. genome contains the following:
- a CDS encoding SurA N-terminal domain-containing protein, giving the protein MATLQKIRNRGVFIGIIIGGALLAFIAGDALKSGGSLLANSRNEMAEIAGESVNIRDFQNRFNHSLEINKLMSGQNSIPSEQIERLREQVWQQMVQEFVMNREYDELGISISSEELFDMVQGRNIDPAIRQLFQNENGLVDKDQVVATLKQLIAAPNGTPQKAYWLNIEESIITQRNLAKYNTLVQKGLYMPNVLVKDMAMKGSKKVDFNYIVKSYNLIPDSTINVSESEIRDYYSKHEDLFKQTESRKIEYVSFDVEPSTEDYKATEKWVTDLKEDFTNENNNVQFVELNGDSDFNAYFFKQDEITNADLNAFAFSANKGDVFGPYFENEMYKMAKLNEVKMLPDSVKARHILIRPVNGDFKSAEAKADSLKALLAKGAEFAVLAKENSSDQGSAVNGGDLGWFTQGKMVQPFNDAAFSSKNNEVKVVLTQFGAHVIQVTNMSKPVKKVQLAIVDRKVEASQKTIQAAYAKARTFAGNNLDKDAFEKAITAEGVSRRTANLKRETKLIPGLENSRDLVRAAYNTDDMESILLNNDNSAVFEFGNKFVVAILSDIKEEGIASIQEKVSEIKREIRKDKKAELIIDEMTKSSAGAQSLLSVAQKENLEVKTATGISFQSFQIPGAGIEPKVISTASMLEKGKISSPVKGNQGVYMLVITNENSDEVSDVTVQAFKSRLEQGYQYRTNYQAFQALKDNANVIDKRYKFY; this is encoded by the coding sequence ATGGCAACATTACAAAAAATAAGAAATCGTGGTGTTTTTATAGGAATCATTATTGGTGGTGCTCTTCTTGCATTTATTGCTGGAGATGCTCTAAAATCGGGTGGTTCGTTATTAGCAAACTCACGAAATGAGATGGCAGAAATTGCAGGGGAATCAGTAAACATTCGTGATTTCCAAAACCGATTCAATCATAGTCTTGAGATCAACAAACTCATGTCCGGACAGAACTCAATTCCATCGGAACAGATTGAGCGTTTAAGAGAGCAGGTTTGGCAACAGATGGTTCAGGAATTTGTAATGAACCGCGAGTATGATGAGTTGGGAATTTCTATTTCTTCTGAGGAATTATTCGATATGGTTCAAGGTCGAAATATTGATCCTGCTATTCGTCAGTTATTTCAGAACGAAAACGGATTGGTTGATAAAGATCAAGTTGTTGCAACTCTTAAGCAATTAATTGCCGCTCCTAACGGAACTCCTCAAAAAGCTTACTGGTTAAACATCGAAGAATCAATTATCACGCAAAGAAATCTTGCTAAGTACAACACCTTAGTTCAAAAAGGTCTTTACATGCCAAATGTATTGGTTAAAGACATGGCAATGAAAGGAAGTAAAAAAGTAGATTTCAATTACATCGTGAAAAGTTACAATCTAATTCCTGACAGTACTATTAATGTAAGTGAATCTGAAATCAGAGATTACTACAGTAAGCACGAAGATCTGTTCAAACAAACAGAATCAAGAAAGATTGAATACGTATCATTTGACGTTGAGCCTTCTACCGAAGATTACAAAGCAACTGAAAAATGGGTTACTGACTTAAAAGAAGACTTTACAAATGAAAACAATAACGTTCAGTTTGTAGAATTGAATGGCGACAGCGATTTTAACGCCTACTTTTTCAAGCAAGACGAAATTACCAATGCTGATCTTAACGCATTCGCGTTCTCTGCAAATAAAGGTGATGTATTTGGCCCTTACTTCGAAAACGAAATGTATAAAATGGCAAAGCTGAATGAAGTAAAAATGCTTCCTGATTCAGTAAAAGCCCGTCACATTCTAATTCGTCCTGTTAATGGTGATTTTAAAAGTGCTGAAGCAAAAGCTGACAGTTTGAAAGCTTTACTTGCTAAAGGAGCTGAGTTTGCTGTTTTAGCAAAAGAAAATTCATCAGATCAAGGTTCTGCTGTTAATGGTGGTGACTTGGGATGGTTTACTCAAGGAAAAATGGTTCAGCCATTTAACGATGCGGCTTTCTCTTCAAAAAATAATGAAGTAAAAGTTGTTCTAACTCAATTTGGAGCTCATGTTATTCAGGTTACCAATATGAGTAAGCCAGTGAAAAAAGTTCAACTTGCTATTGTTGACCGTAAAGTTGAAGCCAGTCAGAAAACAATTCAGGCAGCTTATGCTAAAGCCCGTACATTTGCAGGAAACAATCTTGACAAAGATGCATTCGAGAAAGCAATTACTGCTGAAGGGGTAAGTCGTAGAACAGCAAATCTTAAAAGAGAAACGAAATTGATCCCTGGACTGGAAAATTCAAGAGATCTTGTTCGAGCTGCTTACAACACTGATGATATGGAGAGTATTTTGTTGAATAATGATAATTCTGCAGTTTTCGAATTTGGAAACAAGTTTGTTGTTGCTATCCTTTCGGATATCAAAGAAGAAGGAATTGCATCCATTCAAGAAAAAGTTTCTGAAATTAAGAGAGAAATCAGAAAAGATAAAAAAGCTGAACTAATTATCGATGAGATGACAAAGAGCAGTGCCGGTGCTCAAAGTTTGCTTTCTGTGGCACAAAAGGAAAACTTAGAGGTTAAAACTGCAACAGGCATTAGCTTCCAATCGTTCCAGATTCCAGGTGCAGGAATTGAGCCTAAAGTAATAAGTACAGCTTCAATGCTGGAGAAAGGTAAAATTTCATCTCCGGTAAAAGGTAACCAAGGCGTTTATATGCTTGTTATTACTAACGAAAACAGCGATGAAGTTTCTGACGTTACAGTGCAGGCTTTTAAATCAAGATTAGAGCAAGGATATCAATACAGAACAAACTATCAGGCATTTCAGGCATTGAAAGACAATGCAAATGTGATTGATAAAAGATACAAGTTTTATTAG
- a CDS encoding hemolysin family protein — MNELIIIFIMLALSAFFSGMEIAFIAANKLRMELDRNKNTVSAKVISIFSQNPGYYISTMLVGNNIALVIYGILMAKLLEPSIAIWIDSESVILAVQTFLSTILILVTAEFIPKTLFRINPNMALNLFALPVMFFYIVFYPITSFTIFLSKNIIRKIFKTNITEEEETQAFGKVDLDHLVQEGHDAQTISEDEMHDIKIFRNALDFSKVKLRECIVPRNEIEAMEINGDILTLTQRFIETGYSRILIYKDSIDNIVGYIHSSVIFKNPQSIKAGLSNIIIVPETMPAHKLLNLFTREHKSVAVVVDEFGGTAGMVTIEDIMEEIFGEIEDEHDDVDLEEQKISDKEYIFAGRLEIDYLNDKYELNLPVSEDFETLNGFLIFTHESIPAYNETIRIENFSFKILEVSNTRVIKIRLTIL; from the coding sequence ATGAACGAGCTGATCATCATTTTTATCATGTTGGCCTTATCTGCATTTTTTTCAGGAATGGAAATTGCTTTTATTGCTGCAAACAAGTTGCGAATGGAACTTGACCGAAACAAAAATACCGTTTCGGCTAAGGTGATTTCTATTTTTTCACAAAATCCAGGATATTATATCAGTACCATGCTTGTTGGTAACAACATCGCCCTTGTAATATATGGTATTCTTATGGCTAAGTTATTGGAGCCTTCTATTGCCATATGGATTGATTCAGAATCAGTCATATTAGCTGTTCAAACATTTCTTTCAACAATATTAATTCTGGTTACTGCAGAATTTATACCCAAAACTCTTTTTAGGATCAATCCAAACATGGCTTTAAACCTGTTTGCCCTTCCGGTAATGTTTTTTTACATTGTATTCTATCCGATAACATCGTTCACAATATTCTTATCAAAGAACATTATTCGTAAAATTTTTAAAACCAATATTACTGAAGAAGAAGAAACGCAGGCTTTTGGGAAAGTCGATCTGGATCATTTGGTGCAGGAAGGCCATGATGCCCAAACCATATCTGAAGACGAGATGCATGATATCAAAATATTTAGAAATGCGCTCGATTTTTCGAAAGTAAAATTGCGCGAATGCATAGTGCCCCGAAATGAAATTGAGGCAATGGAAATTAATGGCGATATTTTGACCCTGACTCAACGTTTTATAGAAACCGGATACTCCAGAATTTTAATCTATAAAGATTCAATCGACAATATTGTTGGTTACATACATTCTTCGGTAATTTTTAAAAATCCACAAAGTATAAAAGCTGGCTTAAGCAATATTATTATTGTACCCGAAACAATGCCTGCACATAAATTACTAAATCTTTTTACACGCGAACATAAAAGTGTTGCCGTAGTGGTTGATGAGTTTGGTGGAACAGCGGGAATGGTTACCATTGAAGATATTATGGAAGAGATATTTGGCGAAATTGAAGATGAACATGATGATGTAGATTTAGAAGAACAGAAAATTTCGGATAAAGAATACATTTTCGCCGGCCGTTTGGAAATAGACTATCTAAATGATAAATATGAACTTAACCTTCCAGTATCAGAAGACTTTGAAACCTTAAACGGCTTTCTCATTTTTACGCACGAAAGTATTCCCGCGTATAATGAAACGATTCGTATTGAAAATTTCAGTTTTAAAATTCTGGAAGTAAGCAATACCCGCGTTATTAAAATACGCTTAACAATTCTATAA
- the lptC gene encoding LPS export ABC transporter periplasmic protein LptC, with the protein MKNINNIIKSIVILSGITMLLSCENSIKEVQSITSNEKAPERSGKDVEFIFTDSTRIKHRAFAVEFIEVKTEDTEYQDFPKGGKITSYDDDETIAGQIEANYAKHFTSEQLWELRNKVIAISDDGKTINTELMYWDQGKGIIYSDQYVRITTDDGQVLEGIGFSSDDKMDKITLKKVTGEVYLNDETEQ; encoded by the coding sequence TTGAAAAATATCAACAATATTATCAAAAGCATTGTGATCCTTTCCGGGATTACAATGCTTTTGTCTTGTGAAAACAGTATTAAAGAAGTACAAAGTATTACAAGTAACGAAAAAGCCCCGGAGCGTTCGGGCAAAGATGTTGAATTTATTTTCACTGATTCAACACGAATTAAACATCGTGCATTCGCGGTTGAATTTATTGAGGTGAAAACCGAAGATACAGAGTATCAGGATTTCCCAAAAGGAGGGAAAATTACTTCCTATGATGATGATGAAACTATTGCCGGACAAATTGAAGCAAATTATGCCAAACATTTTACCTCTGAGCAATTGTGGGAACTAAGAAATAAAGTTATTGCCATTAGTGATGACGGAAAAACCATAAACACCGAATTAATGTATTGGGATCAAGGTAAAGGAATTATTTATTCTGACCAATATGTTAGAATTACCACGGATGATGGTCAGGTTTTGGAAGGAATAGGATTTTCTTCTGATGATAAAATGGATAAGATTACCCTCAAAAAAGTTACTGGTGAAGTATATTTAAATGATGAAACAGAACAATAA
- a CDS encoding type III pantothenate kinase translates to MNLIVDIGNTQIKAGFFENNQLVKLENSTLGEIEFVSGLLSKCESAPYVIISSVRKYPEELISKLKLTCKVVLFFNSEIDTPLENLYESKSTLGYDRLAACAGAHGLHKGKNILVIDAGTAITFDFVNAKAQYVGGCISPGLKMRFKALHKFTQNLPELSRNEDFNLIGKNTNDAIVSGVQNGLIFEIDAYITKLKAIHPELRVVITGGDAHFLNKSLDNKVAYHPEIVLEGLNKILEFNLLIHS, encoded by the coding sequence TTGAATTTAATTGTAGACATAGGAAACACACAAATAAAAGCAGGCTTCTTTGAAAACAATCAATTAGTAAAGCTTGAAAACTCAACCTTAGGGGAAATTGAATTTGTTTCCGGCCTTTTATCGAAATGTGAAAGTGCACCGTATGTTATTATTTCTTCTGTGAGAAAATATCCTGAAGAATTAATCTCCAAATTAAAATTAACCTGCAAAGTAGTTCTGTTTTTTAATTCCGAAATAGACACGCCTTTAGAAAACTTATATGAATCGAAAAGCACACTCGGCTACGATCGGTTAGCCGCTTGCGCAGGAGCGCATGGTTTGCATAAAGGAAAAAATATTCTGGTAATTGATGCCGGAACCGCTATCACATTTGATTTTGTTAATGCTAAAGCCCAATATGTAGGTGGCTGTATATCTCCCGGTTTAAAAATGCGGTTTAAAGCTTTACACAAATTCACTCAAAACCTACCCGAGCTGTCAAGGAATGAGGACTTTAATTTAATTGGTAAAAACACCAATGATGCAATCGTATCAGGCGTTCAAAATGGTCTGATCTTCGAAATAGATGCATACATTACTAAATTAAAAGCAATACATCCGGAATTGCGTGTGGTAATTACCGGAGGAGATGCTCATTTTTTAAATAAATCCTTAGACAACAAAGTTGCTTATCATCCAGAAATCGTTTTGGAAGGTTTGAATAAGATATTGGAATTTAATTTATTGATTCACTCTTAA
- a CDS encoding PAS domain S-box protein: MKKKILIVEDDSLISTIFRMFLKELGYDLIGIVEDGKEAIRLCETMKPDIILMDVHLGGGLDGIQTTELIKTKFDIPVIFLSSDTEESTIQRVINIHSYGYLVKPIDKKELGISIELAFYKHQFDLDQKMREQRFRNFITDSPEAIIVINENGLIEYLNCLGLKLFKTAYIEDLMGLPLLSFVDDDYSAIFKERLENSLTMETGISYTHLKLKTIHGEFIDVGLTGAQIEFNGKRNLQLIVRDITQEFAYRQLLAEKANIINNFVDGVVTFDLEGKVKSWNRACERIFGVSEANTIGKSYCSLFLYEEQKSFIEDILIPVEENGKYEANFTLEINDKRQDVKLIANLLRNEKGEETGVVCYIRDHSCS, translated from the coding sequence ATGAAGAAAAAAATTTTAATTGTAGAAGATGACAGTTTAATATCGACCATCTTTCGGATGTTTTTAAAAGAACTGGGTTACGATCTTATCGGAATTGTAGAAGATGGAAAAGAGGCTATTCGTTTGTGTGAAACAATGAAGCCGGATATTATTCTGATGGATGTTCACTTGGGCGGAGGTCTGGATGGAATTCAAACTACAGAATTGATTAAAACCAAATTTGACATTCCGGTTATCTTTCTTTCCAGCGATACCGAGGAAAGCACAATTCAGAGAGTTATTAATATTCATTCCTATGGGTATCTGGTGAAACCAATTGATAAGAAGGAACTTGGTATTTCAATAGAATTGGCTTTTTATAAACATCAATTTGATTTGGATCAAAAAATGCGCGAACAGCGTTTTCGAAATTTCATTACCGATTCCCCCGAAGCCATTATTGTAATCAATGAAAATGGTTTGATTGAATATCTAAACTGTTTGGGATTAAAACTATTCAAAACAGCATATATCGAAGATTTAATGGGCTTGCCCTTATTGTCCTTTGTTGATGATGATTACTCGGCAATTTTTAAAGAGAGATTGGAAAATTCGTTGACTATGGAAACAGGAATTTCTTATACTCATCTGAAATTAAAAACCATACATGGCGAATTTATTGATGTCGGTTTAACCGGAGCTCAAATTGAATTCAACGGGAAGAGAAATTTACAATTAATTGTTCGTGATATTACGCAAGAGTTTGCTTATCGGCAGTTGTTAGCTGAAAAAGCGAATATCATTAATAATTTTGTTGATGGTGTTGTGACTTTCGATCTTGAGGGAAAAGTGAAATCGTGGAATCGTGCATGTGAACGGATTTTTGGTGTTTCCGAAGCCAATACCATTGGTAAATCCTACTGTAGTTTGTTTCTTTACGAGGAACAAAAATCGTTTATCGAAGATATTTTAATTCCGGTAGAGGAGAATGGAAAATATGAAGCGAATTTTACTTTGGAGATAAATGATAAAAGGCAGGACGTTAAACTGATTGCTAATTTGCTTCGAAACGAAAAAGGAGAGGAGACCGGTGTGGTTTGCTACATTCGGGATCATTCGTGTTCTTAA
- the mfd gene encoding transcription-repair coupling factor, whose translation MELKQLIQIFSEHPARYSIEKYLEQQSKFQLHLKGLVGSSLPLLLAAITPGKHPHILLFNDKEEAAYFYNDLCNLLDEDTVLFFPSSFKRSVQYEKTDSSNIILRAECLNRLNSDKHPTFIITFPEAIVEKVISKAQLEENTLTIKVGEKLSPEFVEEVLVDYEFERADFVVEPGQYSIRGSIIDIFSFSDEHPFRIDFFGEEVDSIRMFNVENQLSIEKLNSVDIIPNIQESLLKDSRISFLSFVPGNAVFWCRNLQFSCDRIQSIYESTIEKVPFMQMGEDSVATKDYLINSKEFLNQLSDFSTLEFGQKFFLVAQEELHFNQNPQPAFNKNFELLGQHLLNNNAKAESNYILSDNPKQIERIHNIFEDQGIEVEFQDVNHTLHEGFSDKDLRISIFTDHQIFDRYHKFQLKNSTVHKAKEVVTLKEINRLHPGDYIVHSDHGIGRFGGLQLIDTNGKPQEVIRLVYKDNDILYVSLHSLHKISKYKGKDGSAPKIYKLGNGTWQKLKEKTKGKVKDIAKDLIALYAKRKSEKGFSFSPDTYMQQELEASFIYEDTPDQVKATIATKEGMESPYPMDRLVCGDVGFGKTEIAIRAAFKAVADNKQVAILVPTTILAFQHFKTFNDRLKNFPCTVDYISRMRTSKDQKQILKNLKAGQTDIIIGTHRIIGKDVEFKDLGLLIIDEEQKFGVSVKEKLKQFKVNVDTLTLTATPIPRTLQFSLLGARDLSIINTPPPNRYPIVTEIHNFNEDIIREAITYEVERNGQVFFIHNRVQNIKDVEAMIQRTVPGVSTVIAHGQMDGPKLEKIMLDFIRGDFDVLIATTIIESGLDIPNANTIIINNGQNFGLSELHQLRGRVGRSNKKAFCYLLTPPHDSMTQEARQRLQAIENFSELGSGFNIAMQDLDIRGAGNLLGGEQSGFIADIGYETYHKILNEALLELKENEFKDVFEDEKKEEGKNVLRFISECQIDTDLEILFPEKYVESISERIRLYRELDNIQTEEEIKTFESQLKDRFGDLPEPCLELLDVVRLRWISLDLGIEKIILKKGKLVLYFISDQDSAFYKSAQFSKVLQFLQTQVVPCKMKEAKNRLSLSFEKIKNIKKASEILALMNEI comes from the coding sequence TTGGAACTAAAACAACTTATACAAATTTTCTCGGAGCATCCTGCCCGATACAGCATTGAAAAATACCTGGAACAACAGTCAAAGTTTCAGCTTCACCTAAAAGGTTTGGTTGGTTCTTCGCTTCCCTTGTTGCTTGCCGCTATTACACCAGGCAAGCACCCTCACATCTTACTGTTTAACGATAAGGAGGAGGCCGCCTATTTTTACAATGATCTGTGCAATCTGCTTGATGAAGATACCGTTTTGTTCTTCCCATCTTCCTTCAAACGTTCCGTTCAATATGAGAAAACTGACAGTTCGAACATTATTCTTCGTGCCGAATGTCTGAACCGTTTAAATTCCGACAAGCATCCTACGTTCATTATCACTTTTCCCGAAGCCATAGTCGAAAAGGTGATTAGTAAAGCACAACTGGAAGAAAACACCTTGACAATTAAGGTGGGAGAAAAATTATCCCCCGAATTTGTGGAAGAGGTTTTGGTCGATTATGAATTTGAACGAGCCGATTTTGTAGTAGAACCCGGTCAGTATTCCATCCGCGGAAGCATTATTGATATTTTTTCCTTTTCGGATGAGCATCCATTCCGAATCGATTTTTTTGGCGAAGAAGTCGACTCCATCCGAATGTTTAATGTGGAAAATCAACTATCCATAGAAAAACTAAACTCTGTTGATATCATTCCCAACATTCAGGAAAGTCTGCTGAAGGATTCCCGGATATCCTTTCTTTCTTTTGTACCCGGCAATGCCGTTTTTTGGTGCAGGAATTTACAGTTTTCCTGTGACCGGATCCAATCTATATATGAAAGCACCATCGAAAAGGTTCCTTTTATGCAAATGGGTGAAGATTCGGTAGCTACTAAAGATTATCTGATAAACAGCAAAGAATTTTTGAATCAGTTAAGTGATTTTTCGACATTGGAATTCGGACAAAAATTCTTTTTGGTGGCTCAGGAAGAGCTTCATTTCAATCAAAATCCGCAGCCAGCATTCAACAAAAATTTCGAATTACTTGGCCAGCATTTGCTAAATAACAATGCCAAAGCAGAATCGAATTACATTCTTTCCGACAATCCAAAACAGATTGAACGAATCCACAATATTTTTGAAGATCAGGGAATTGAAGTTGAGTTTCAGGATGTAAACCACACGCTTCACGAGGGGTTTTCGGATAAAGACCTGAGAATATCCATTTTCACCGATCATCAGATTTTCGATCGTTACCACAAGTTCCAGCTTAAGAACTCAACGGTTCACAAAGCCAAGGAAGTGGTAACTCTTAAAGAGATTAACCGCCTTCACCCAGGTGATTACATCGTTCATTCCGATCATGGAATTGGTCGTTTCGGAGGTTTGCAGCTAATCGATACGAACGGCAAACCACAGGAAGTAATTCGCCTGGTTTACAAAGACAACGACATTCTGTATGTGAGTTTGCACTCGCTTCATAAAATTTCAAAATACAAAGGCAAAGACGGATCTGCTCCTAAAATATACAAACTGGGTAACGGCACATGGCAAAAGCTAAAGGAAAAAACCAAAGGCAAAGTAAAAGACATTGCCAAGGATTTGATTGCTCTTTATGCCAAACGAAAATCAGAAAAAGGCTTTTCGTTCAGTCCCGACACCTACATGCAACAAGAATTGGAAGCTTCGTTCATTTATGAAGATACTCCCGACCAGGTGAAAGCTACCATAGCAACCAAAGAAGGAATGGAATCGCCTTACCCAATGGACAGGTTGGTATGTGGTGATGTTGGTTTCGGAAAAACCGAAATTGCCATTCGTGCCGCTTTTAAGGCTGTTGCCGATAACAAACAGGTCGCTATTCTGGTTCCGACCACAATTCTGGCCTTTCAGCATTTCAAAACTTTTAACGATCGATTGAAAAATTTTCCCTGCACGGTAGATTATATCAGTCGAATGAGAACCTCGAAAGATCAGAAACAGATTCTGAAAAATTTAAAAGCCGGACAAACTGATATTATAATCGGGACACACCGGATCATAGGAAAAGATGTTGAGTTTAAAGATTTGGGTTTACTCATCATTGACGAAGAGCAGAAATTTGGTGTATCGGTAAAAGAGAAACTGAAACAATTTAAGGTAAATGTTGATACCTTAACATTAACTGCTACTCCAATTCCAAGAACATTACAATTTTCATTGCTGGGTGCGAGAGATTTGTCCATCATCAATACGCCGCCACCAAACCGTTATCCGATTGTAACCGAAATTCACAATTTTAACGAAGACATCATTCGGGAAGCAATTACTTACGAAGTGGAACGAAACGGACAGGTTTTCTTTATTCACAACAGGGTTCAAAACATCAAAGACGTTGAAGCAATGATTCAGCGGACCGTTCCCGGTGTTTCAACGGTGATTGCCCACGGACAAATGGATGGCCCTAAACTGGAGAAAATTATGCTCGATTTTATCCGCGGTGATTTTGATGTTCTGATTGCAACTACCATAATTGAATCTGGATTGGACATTCCGAATGCCAATACCATCATCATTAATAACGGACAGAATTTTGGATTGAGCGAACTGCACCAGTTAAGAGGCCGCGTTGGCCGGTCGAACAAAAAAGCATTTTGCTATTTGTTAACTCCTCCGCATGATTCCATGACTCAAGAAGCCAGACAAAGACTTCAGGCCATTGAAAACTTCTCGGAACTGGGAAGTGGTTTTAATATTGCCATGCAGGATTTGGATATTCGCGGCGCCGGTAATTTACTGGGTGGCGAACAAAGCGGTTTTATTGCTGATATTGGTTACGAGACTTATCACAAAATTCTGAATGAAGCACTTCTGGAATTGAAGGAGAATGAATTCAAAGATGTTTTCGAAGATGAAAAGAAAGAAGAAGGAAAAAATGTTCTCCGATTTATAAGCGAATGCCAAATAGATACCGATTTGGAAATTCTATTTCCTGAGAAATATGTTGAAAGCATTTCAGAACGAATTCGTTTGTACCGCGAATTGGATAACATTCAGACCGAAGAAGAAATAAAAACATTTGAATCTCAACTAAAAGATCGGTTTGGAGACTTACCCGAACCATGTCTTGAACTGTTAGATGTTGTTCGTTTGCGTTGGATTTCTTTGGATTTAGGAATCGAAAAAATCATTCTTAAAAAGGGAAAACTGGTTCTGTATTTTATTTCCGATCAGGATTCAGCTTTCTATAAATCAGCGCAGTTTAGTAAAGTCCTGCAATTTCTGCAGACACAAGTTGTTCCCTGCAAAATGAAAGAAGCAAAAAACAGACTAAGTCTTAGTTTCGAAAAAATTAAGAACATTAAAAAAGCCAGCGAAATACTGGCTCTAATGAATGAGATATAA